In the bacterium genome, one interval contains:
- a CDS encoding multiheme c-type cytochrome: MLDTGDGFLRHLEDAANVPLVELTASSMLTGLGAIGTDAVNVGRADLLLPPELLARTASGAGVPLVSANVVDAAGKPLFPGWVVKEIGGQRVGIFGVTGPAPPTLARRPGPAPTVQDPFAAARRAVAELRPTCRLVIALSQLGLEEDERLAREVPGIDVILGGHTRALTPVPRIQGSTLILHSGAKGMRLGRLEVEVAPGASGPWIERANAKGAATRVYAWELVQLDASIPDDPGLAALLERHREQLRARNLAEQAAAPPPAPLPAEPPYVGAPACGTCHPDQLREWSASGHARAMAALVRKKQDLNPECVRCHVTAFGEPGGYLPGRRGGVDLANVQCEACHGFGREHRGRGRIRAGVSEAICRRCHTSENSPTFAYEPYLKQLAPHAQRYFRRRAGAPPKPPVP, translated from the coding sequence GTGCTCGACACCGGCGACGGCTTCCTCAGGCACCTCGAGGACGCGGCGAACGTCCCGCTCGTCGAGCTGACCGCCTCCTCGATGCTCACGGGGCTCGGCGCCATCGGCACGGACGCGGTGAACGTCGGGCGCGCCGACCTGCTGCTGCCGCCCGAGCTGCTCGCTCGCACCGCATCCGGCGCCGGGGTGCCGCTGGTCTCGGCCAATGTCGTCGACGCGGCGGGGAAGCCGCTGTTCCCGGGCTGGGTCGTCAAGGAGATCGGCGGCCAGCGCGTCGGCATCTTCGGGGTCACGGGCCCGGCGCCGCCGACGCTGGCCCGGCGGCCGGGGCCGGCCCCGACCGTCCAGGACCCCTTCGCGGCCGCGCGGCGTGCCGTCGCGGAGCTGCGGCCGACGTGCCGCCTCGTGATCGCCCTCTCGCAGCTCGGCCTCGAGGAGGACGAGCGGCTCGCCCGCGAGGTGCCGGGGATCGACGTCATCCTCGGCGGCCACACCCGCGCGCTCACGCCGGTCCCCCGCATCCAGGGATCGACGCTCATCCTGCACTCCGGCGCCAAGGGGATGCGGCTCGGCCGGCTCGAGGTGGAGGTCGCGCCCGGGGCAAGCGGCCCGTGGATCGAGCGCGCCAACGCCAAGGGCGCCGCCACCCGTGTCTACGCCTGGGAACTGGTGCAGCTCGACGCCTCCATCCCGGACGACCCGGGGCTCGCGGCGCTGCTTGAGCGCCACCGGGAGCAGCTGCGCGCGCGCAACCTCGCGGAGCAGGCGGCTGCTCCCCCCCCGGCGCCGCTGCCCGCCGAGCCGCCGTACGTCGGCGCCCCGGCCTGCGGGACGTGCCACCCCGACCAGCTGCGCGAATGGTCGGCCAGCGGGCACGCCCGCGCGATGGCGGCGCTCGTGCGCAAGAAGCAGGATCTCAACCCGGAGTGCGTGCGCTGCCACGTCACGGCCTTCGGCGAGCCCGGCGGCTATCTCCCGGGCCGGCGCGGCGGCGTGGACCTCGCCAACGTCCAGTGCGAGGCCTGCCACGGCTTCGGCCGCGAGCACCGCGGCAGGGGGCGGATCCGCGCCGGCGTCTCCGAGGCGATCTGTCGCCGCTGCCACACGAGCGAGAACAGCCCGACCTTCGCCTACGAGCCGTACTTGAAGCAGCTCGCCCCGCACGCGCAGCGCTACTTCAGGCGCCGCGCCGGCGCTCCTCCGAAACCGCCGGTTCCTTAG